In Thermomonas carbonis, a single genomic region encodes these proteins:
- a CDS encoding LysM peptidoglycan-binding domain-containing protein, which translates to MFAVALLTVASFAAAVELRGDHPDTYVVKRGDTLWDIAGRFLQRPWLWPEIWQANPQVKNPHLIYPGDVLSLAYLDRVAVQPGQRAEGPVNAVNLSEIEPFLKDLRIVDSIDGLPYVVGLEDDRLRSTRGQVAYIKGLEGIPAGQRYLVVRAEKRYRFVERAGLCCDLFQSEDLDARGDTFRGTGEFWTNAVFPSKNTEMLGYELITQTTGTVTRGEVAGIQASTLLLDAEGRDVRVGDRLVPVEAQPYDLQFFPHPPKEQQKYGRLTVMSVADKYRTGGPRDVIAISGGAREGIDNGTVFSMWRRGSSTVDNVRDGLDKDESLTLFESKVRLPDEFAGHAMVFRTFNNVSYALVMSSVKPTQIGYELKHPDAPY; encoded by the coding sequence ATGTTTGCCGTCGCCTTGCTGACGGTGGCGAGTTTCGCTGCCGCGGTGGAGTTGCGCGGCGACCATCCCGACACCTACGTGGTGAAGCGTGGCGACACGCTCTGGGATATCGCCGGTCGTTTCCTGCAGCGGCCGTGGTTGTGGCCGGAGATCTGGCAGGCCAACCCGCAGGTCAAGAACCCGCACCTGATCTATCCCGGCGACGTGCTCAGCCTGGCCTATCTGGACCGCGTCGCGGTGCAGCCCGGCCAGCGCGCGGAAGGCCCGGTCAATGCGGTCAACCTGTCCGAGATCGAGCCCTTCCTGAAGGACCTGCGGATCGTCGACAGCATCGACGGCCTGCCCTATGTGGTTGGGCTTGAAGACGATCGCCTGCGCAGCACGCGTGGCCAGGTCGCCTACATCAAGGGACTGGAAGGCATTCCGGCGGGTCAACGCTACCTGGTGGTTCGCGCGGAGAAGCGCTACCGCTTCGTCGAGCGCGCCGGCCTGTGCTGCGACCTGTTCCAGAGCGAGGATCTCGATGCGCGCGGCGACACCTTCCGCGGCACCGGCGAGTTCTGGACCAACGCAGTCTTCCCGAGCAAGAACACCGAGATGCTCGGCTACGAGTTGATCACCCAGACCACCGGTACGGTGACCCGCGGTGAAGTGGCCGGGATCCAGGCCTCGACCCTGCTGCTCGACGCAGAGGGCCGTGACGTCCGCGTCGGCGATCGCCTTGTGCCCGTCGAGGCGCAGCCATACGACCTGCAGTTCTTCCCGCATCCGCCGAAGGAACAGCAGAAGTACGGCCGCCTGACGGTGATGTCGGTGGCGGACAAGTACCGCACCGGCGGCCCGCGCGACGTGATCGCGATCTCCGGCGGTGCCCGTGAGGGCATCGACAACGGCACCGTGTTCTCGATGTGGCGGCGCGGCAGCTCCACGGTGGACAACGTCAGGGACGGACTGGACAAGGACGAGTCGCTGACCCTGTTCGAGTCCAAGGTGCGCCTGCCGGACGAGTTCGCCGGCCATGCGATGGTGTTCCGTACCTTCAACAACGTCAGCTACGCGCTGGTGATGAGCAGCGTCAAACCGACCCAGATCGGCTACGAGCTGAAGCATCCTGACGCGCCGTACTGA
- the galE gene encoding UDP-glucose 4-epimerase GalE, translating into MTDTILVTGGAGYIGSQMVKALRQAGYRPVVLDDLSSGHRNAVRGEELHVGDVGDAAFVDRVLAEVQPAAVMHFASFIQVGESVADPGKYFRNNVTATQTLLDAMRARGILRFIFSSTAAIFGDPQYVPIDEAHPKSPINPYGRSKWFVEQLLEDYDHAYGLKSVCLRYFNAAGADPDNEIGERHDPETHLVPLILQVASGRRPHIGVYGDDYPTADGTCVRDYVHVADLCDAHLLALRQLLGGAGSARYNLGNGNGFSVREVIDTARRITGHPIPVVMEPRRAGDPPSLVADAAAARAALGWTPRYADLHTIIGHAWACEQRIAAELDHARPASDTNRSS; encoded by the coding sequence ATGACAGACACCATCCTGGTCACCGGCGGTGCCGGCTACATCGGTTCGCAGATGGTCAAGGCATTGCGCCAGGCCGGCTACCGCCCGGTGGTGCTGGACGACCTCAGCAGCGGCCATCGCAACGCGGTGCGCGGCGAGGAACTGCATGTGGGCGATGTGGGCGATGCCGCGTTCGTCGATCGCGTGCTGGCCGAGGTGCAGCCCGCGGCGGTGATGCATTTCGCCAGCTTCATCCAGGTCGGCGAATCGGTGGCCGATCCCGGCAAGTACTTCCGCAACAACGTCACCGCCACCCAGACATTGCTCGACGCGATGCGTGCGCGCGGCATCCTGCGCTTCATCTTCTCGTCCACCGCGGCGATCTTCGGCGATCCGCAGTATGTGCCGATCGACGAGGCCCACCCGAAGTCGCCGATCAATCCGTACGGGCGCAGCAAATGGTTCGTCGAGCAACTGCTGGAAGACTACGACCACGCCTACGGCCTGAAGTCGGTCTGCCTGCGCTACTTCAACGCCGCCGGCGCCGATCCGGACAACGAGATCGGCGAACGCCACGATCCGGAAACCCACCTGGTGCCGCTGATCCTGCAGGTCGCGTCCGGCCGCCGCCCGCACATCGGCGTGTACGGCGACGACTACCCGACCGCGGACGGCACCTGCGTGCGCGACTACGTGCACGTGGCCGACCTCTGCGATGCCCACCTGCTGGCCCTGCGCCAGTTGCTGGGCGGCGCCGGCAGCGCGCGCTACAACCTGGGCAACGGCAACGGGTTCTCGGTGCGCGAGGTCATCGACACCGCGCGCCGGATCACCGGCCACCCGATCCCGGTGGTGATGGAGCCGCGCCGCGCCGGCGATCCGCCGTCGCTGGTGGCCGATGCCGCGGCCGCGCGCGCCGCGCTTGGGTGGACGCCGCGATACGCGGATCTGCACACCATCATCGGCCACGCCTGGGCCTGCGAGCAGCGGATCGCGGCCGAGCTGGATCACGCGCGCCCCGCCAGCGACACGAACAGATCCTCGTAA
- the fmt gene encoding methionyl-tRNA formyltransferase: MKIVFAGTPEFAVPCLRACANLGEVVAAYTQPDRPAGRGRGLQPSPVKLEAIKRGIPVHQPENFRSVASKAELRALQPDVMVVVAYGLLLPQSVLDIPVHGCWNVHASLLPRWRGAAPIQRAIEAGDTRSGVCLMQMEKGLDTGPVLLAQALDIGPTETGGQLHDRLSELGARVLGDALGLLRATIQLPPHPQPEDGATYARKLDKAEARLDWSLPATTLANKVRAFNPWPMAEAMLLGERVRIHGAVALDEAHGAEPGRVLRSGRDGIDIACGSGVLRIRVLQRDGGKAITAADYLNARRNPAA, encoded by the coding sequence TTGAAGATCGTCTTCGCCGGCACGCCGGAATTCGCCGTGCCCTGCCTGCGTGCCTGCGCCAATCTGGGCGAGGTCGTGGCCGCCTACACCCAGCCGGATCGGCCGGCCGGGCGTGGTCGTGGCCTGCAGCCGTCGCCGGTCAAGCTGGAAGCGATCAAGCGCGGCATCCCGGTCCACCAACCCGAGAACTTCCGCAGCGTCGCATCGAAGGCCGAACTGCGCGCCCTGCAGCCGGACGTGATGGTGGTGGTGGCGTATGGCCTGCTGCTGCCGCAGTCGGTGCTCGACATCCCGGTGCATGGCTGCTGGAACGTGCATGCCTCGCTGCTGCCGCGCTGGCGTGGTGCCGCGCCGATCCAGCGCGCGATCGAAGCCGGCGACACCCGCAGCGGGGTCTGCCTGATGCAGATGGAGAAAGGCCTGGACACCGGCCCGGTGTTGCTGGCGCAGGCGCTCGACATCGGCCCCACCGAGACCGGCGGGCAACTGCACGACCGCCTGTCCGAACTTGGCGCGCGCGTACTCGGCGATGCGCTGGGCCTGTTGCGCGCCACGATCCAGTTGCCGCCGCATCCGCAGCCGGAGGATGGCGCGACCTACGCCCGCAAGCTCGACAAGGCCGAAGCGCGACTGGACTGGTCGCTGCCGGCGACCACGCTGGCGAACAAGGTCCGTGCCTTCAATCCGTGGCCGATGGCCGAGGCGATGCTCCTGGGCGAGCGGGTGCGCATCCACGGGGCGGTCGCCCTGGATGAAGCGCATGGCGCAGAACCCGGCCGAGTCCTGCGCAGTGGCCGCGACGGCATCGACATCGCCTGCGGCAGCGGCGTGTTGCGGATCCGCGTGCTGCAGCGGGATGGCGGCAAGGCGATCACTGCGGCGGATTACCTGAACGCACGTCGCAATCCCGCCGCATGA
- the dprA gene encoding DNA-processing protein DprA, whose amino-acid sequence MPITPEHASLLRLLLSGAQASALRRLLDTHGSAEDAYRAGQRDWTSHGLDSQACKAIRAPDPAALARGEHWLDTANHHLLGWRDDAYPPLLRRIASPPAMLFLAGDPGLLWRPSVAVVGSRAATAGGCANAALFARALAQAGLCVASGLAAGIDAAAHEAALDVAGPTVAVLGTGPDIAYPVRHRPLLDRLTSAGAAISEHSPGTGPLRQHFPSRNRILAGLSLGTLVVEAAEKSGALITARLAADMGREVFAIPGSIHNPMARGCHRLLREGAQLVESPAEVLDALAPLVVDLARALRGQLEPLPETPPAPAPTSPESDGDYNRLWQAIGHDPTGMDDLVARTGLTAATLSSMLLALELDGRIAAEHGRYARIGS is encoded by the coding sequence ATGCCGATCACGCCCGAACATGCGTCCCTGCTCCGCCTGCTGCTCAGCGGTGCCCAGGCCAGCGCGCTGCGCCGCCTGCTGGACACCCACGGCAGCGCCGAGGATGCCTACCGAGCAGGCCAGCGCGACTGGACCAGCCATGGCCTGGACAGCCAAGCGTGCAAGGCGATTCGCGCGCCCGATCCGGCAGCACTTGCCCGTGGCGAGCACTGGCTGGATACCGCCAACCATCATCTTCTGGGCTGGCGCGACGACGCCTATCCGCCGCTGCTCCGGCGAATCGCCTCGCCGCCGGCGATGCTGTTCCTGGCCGGCGATCCCGGGCTGCTGTGGCGGCCGTCGGTGGCGGTGGTGGGCAGCCGGGCGGCAACCGCCGGCGGCTGCGCCAATGCCGCCCTGTTCGCCCGCGCCCTCGCCCAGGCCGGCTTGTGCGTGGCCAGCGGACTGGCTGCCGGGATCGACGCGGCTGCGCACGAAGCCGCGCTCGACGTGGCCGGCCCGACCGTGGCGGTCCTGGGCACCGGGCCCGACATCGCCTACCCGGTGCGCCATCGCCCATTGCTGGATCGGCTCACCAGCGCCGGTGCGGCGATCAGCGAGCACTCGCCCGGCACCGGGCCGCTGCGCCAGCACTTCCCCAGCCGCAACCGGATCCTGGCAGGCCTGAGTCTGGGCACGCTGGTGGTGGAAGCCGCGGAGAAATCCGGCGCACTGATTACTGCACGACTGGCAGCGGACATGGGCCGCGAGGTCTTCGCCATTCCCGGTTCGATCCACAACCCGATGGCCCGCGGCTGCCACCGCTTGCTGCGCGAAGGTGCCCAGTTGGTGGAATCGCCCGCCGAGGTGCTGGACGCGCTAGCACCGCTGGTGGTCGATCTCGCTCGGGCCTTGCGCGGACAGCTGGAGCCGCTGCCGGAGACTCCTCCAGCACCTGCGCCGACATCACCCGAAAGCGACGGCGACTACAACCGCTTGTGGCAAGCGATCGGCCACGACCCAACCGGTATGGATGACCTGGTGGCGCGCACTGGATTGACGGCTGCCACCCTGTCCTCCATGCTGCTGGCGCTGGAGCTCGACGGGCGGATCGCGGCGGAACACGGACGCTACGCCCGGATCGGGTCCTGA
- a CDS encoding ArnT family glycosyltransferase, producing the protein MIRAIDFRDLRLPLLVWGAVALVSIFLHGPLPLYSTRSLAVAWEMWDRGSGLVPLFNGAPYSHKTPLLQWLIHAGWLVTGVNDIWPRLLMVLLGMVAIAQTGVLAQRLYPQRAGIAANAAWAMAGFWYFFLFGLQVMYELPLTVAVLGGMLALCRRQGDAWLPWWPGLALAIGFGLLAKGPVALLHLGVPLLAARWWHPAAQADARRFARSALLATLGGIGIFVLWLVPALLLGDPEYRRALLVTQTAGRIKDSFDHAEPWWWYASMLMALMAPWWWQAWWWRQVPELWRDPGNRFAWIWVVGMLFCFSLISGKQPYYLLPGFAGFALLLAVAADARPRLGVMPGIAVVTLAGFLLAFPLYADRIKLPFPAQLGWSFPLAGGAILLVGIAMLRWRRLPVLAAGSLVAISLLHAAVTPLLRAQFDFTQTARVLGEAQRNGAQVAFLGEYQLQFHFAGRLHDPVKVLDEGAARDWALRHPRDMIVVNTRDAWTHPGPQPLVQQRFRKRWIQAWRAGDWRTLPAQQIPLRPATGQLPEQPR; encoded by the coding sequence ATGATCCGCGCCATCGACTTCCGCGACCTGCGCCTGCCCTTGCTCGTCTGGGGCGCGGTCGCGCTGGTCTCGATTTTCCTGCACGGGCCGCTGCCCTTGTATTCCACCCGCAGCCTGGCGGTGGCGTGGGAGATGTGGGACCGCGGCAGCGGGCTGGTGCCGCTGTTCAACGGCGCGCCGTATTCGCACAAGACGCCGCTGCTGCAATGGTTGATCCATGCCGGCTGGCTGGTGACCGGCGTCAACGACATCTGGCCGCGCCTGCTGATGGTGCTGCTGGGGATGGTGGCGATTGCCCAGACGGGCGTGCTGGCGCAACGCCTGTATCCCCAGCGCGCGGGCATCGCCGCGAATGCCGCGTGGGCCATGGCGGGTTTCTGGTATTTCTTCCTGTTCGGCCTGCAGGTGATGTACGAGTTGCCGCTGACGGTGGCGGTGCTCGGCGGCATGCTGGCGTTATGCCGACGACAAGGCGATGCATGGCTGCCGTGGTGGCCGGGCCTGGCGCTGGCGATCGGCTTCGGCCTGCTGGCGAAGGGGCCGGTGGCGTTGCTGCATCTGGGCGTGCCATTGCTGGCGGCGCGCTGGTGGCATCCGGCTGCGCAGGCAGATGCCAGGCGCTTCGCGCGGTCGGCGTTGCTTGCCACGCTGGGCGGCATCGGTATCTTCGTGTTGTGGCTGGTGCCGGCGCTGTTGTTGGGCGACCCGGAATACCGCCGGGCCCTGTTGGTCACCCAGACCGCCGGGCGGATCAAGGACAGCTTCGACCATGCCGAGCCCTGGTGGTGGTACGCGTCGATGCTGATGGCGCTGATGGCCCCGTGGTGGTGGCAGGCCTGGTGGTGGCGGCAGGTACCGGAGCTTTGGCGCGATCCCGGCAATCGTTTCGCGTGGATCTGGGTGGTCGGGATGCTGTTCTGCTTCAGCCTGATCAGCGGCAAACAGCCGTACTACCTGCTGCCGGGCTTCGCCGGCTTCGCGCTGTTGCTGGCGGTCGCCGCGGACGCGCGTCCACGGCTCGGCGTGATGCCCGGGATTGCGGTGGTGACGCTCGCGGGGTTCCTGTTGGCCTTCCCGCTGTATGCCGATCGCATCAAGCTGCCATTCCCGGCGCAACTGGGTTGGTCATTCCCGTTGGCCGGCGGCGCGATATTGCTGGTCGGAATCGCGATGCTGCGCTGGCGGCGACTGCCGGTGCTAGCCGCCGGGTCGCTGGTGGCGATCAGCTTGCTGCATGCCGCGGTAACACCGTTGCTTCGCGCGCAGTTCGATTTCACCCAGACCGCGCGGGTATTGGGCGAAGCACAACGCAACGGCGCGCAGGTCGCGTTCCTGGGCGAATACCAGTTGCAGTTCCATTTCGCCGGCCGCCTGCACGATCCGGTGAAGGTGCTCGATGAGGGGGCGGCGCGCGATTGGGCGCTGCGGCATCCGCGCGACATGATCGTGGTCAACACGCGCGATGCGTGGACGCACCCGGGGCCGCAGCCGCTCGTGCAGCAACGCTTTCGCAAGCGCTGGATCCAAGCCTGGCGGGCAGGCGACTGGCGCACCCTGCCGGCGCAGCAGATTCCGTTAAGGCCGGCGACGGGCCAGCTGCCCGAGCAGCCGCGCTGA
- a CDS encoding ArnT family glycosyltransferase has protein sequence MTQTRRETWLFWLFALLILGAGLGLRDPWPADEPRFALVAKQMVESGDWLFPHRGSELYSDKPPLFMWLQASGLWLTGNLRIAFLLPSLLAALGTLWCVIDLGTRLWTRRIGVYAGWAVLLTIQFTWQAKKAQIDPLVVFWITLSCYGLLRHALRGPDWRLWALGWAAAGLGTISKGVGVIALFMLLPMAFAALRGWPGVRLHARDARFWLGPLAFLAACGVWLVPMLLAALGKGGDAYAAYVDDILLRQTLTRYADSWHHGQPAWYFIEVALTAWLPTMLALPWAIPAWRRRLQRRDARYLLPLAWVLLVFVFFSIPSGKRDMYILPALPMLCLALAPLLPGILRKPSAQRLLAGFVALFSLALLGAGLAMLFGEPGFERKFMDGRDAAVAHGLAAMFVASGAAGLGALLWFGRRRAQTALVAMLATLWVLYSLVGAPLLNDGSSSRGLMRDVGAALGPEAQLGLVGWREQQLLMADRPAADFGFKRDPKLQFVDALAWQRQASASPRWLLVEGSALPACVDTARARDMGNANRRRWWLLPAAATRACR, from the coding sequence ATGACCCAAACCCGTCGCGAGACCTGGCTGTTCTGGCTGTTCGCCCTGCTGATCCTCGGTGCCGGGCTGGGGCTGCGCGATCCGTGGCCGGCGGACGAACCGCGCTTCGCGCTGGTGGCGAAGCAGATGGTCGAAAGCGGCGACTGGCTGTTCCCGCATCGCGGCAGCGAGCTGTATTCGGACAAGCCGCCGTTGTTCATGTGGTTGCAGGCGAGTGGGTTGTGGCTGACCGGCAACCTGCGCATCGCCTTCCTGCTGCCGTCCCTGCTCGCCGCGCTGGGCACGCTGTGGTGCGTCATCGACCTCGGCACGCGACTGTGGACGCGGCGCATCGGCGTGTATGCAGGCTGGGCCGTGCTGCTCACGATCCAGTTCACCTGGCAGGCGAAGAAGGCGCAGATCGATCCGCTGGTGGTGTTCTGGATCACCCTGTCCTGCTACGGCCTGTTGCGGCATGCGTTGCGCGGGCCCGACTGGCGACTGTGGGCGCTGGGCTGGGCGGCGGCCGGACTGGGCACGATCAGCAAGGGCGTAGGCGTGATCGCGCTGTTCATGCTGCTGCCGATGGCGTTCGCGGCGCTGCGTGGTTGGCCGGGTGTGCGCCTGCATGCACGCGATGCCAGATTCTGGCTCGGCCCGCTGGCCTTCCTCGCTGCCTGCGGGGTATGGCTGGTGCCGATGTTGCTGGCCGCGCTTGGCAAGGGTGGCGATGCCTACGCCGCCTACGTCGACGACATCCTGCTGCGACAGACGCTGACCCGCTATGCCGATTCCTGGCACCACGGCCAGCCGGCCTGGTATTTCATCGAGGTCGCGCTGACCGCCTGGTTGCCGACCATGTTGGCGTTGCCGTGGGCGATTCCGGCGTGGCGTCGACGGTTGCAGCGTCGTGATGCGCGCTACCTCCTGCCGCTGGCGTGGGTGCTGCTGGTGTTCGTGTTCTTCAGCATCCCGTCGGGGAAGCGCGACATGTACATCCTGCCGGCGTTGCCGATGCTGTGCCTGGCGCTGGCGCCGCTTCTGCCCGGAATCCTCCGCAAGCCGAGTGCGCAGCGCCTGCTGGCGGGGTTCGTCGCGCTTTTCTCGCTGGCACTGCTGGGCGCGGGGCTGGCGATGCTGTTCGGCGAGCCCGGCTTCGAGCGCAAGTTCATGGACGGCCGCGATGCCGCGGTCGCGCATGGTCTTGCAGCGATGTTCGTGGCGTCGGGTGCCGCAGGGCTCGGTGCGCTGCTGTGGTTCGGCCGCCGCCGCGCGCAGACCGCGCTGGTGGCGATGCTGGCCACGCTGTGGGTGCTGTATTCGCTGGTCGGCGCGCCGCTGTTGAACGACGGTTCGTCCTCGCGCGGATTGATGCGAGACGTAGGCGCAGCGCTTGGGCCCGAAGCGCAACTCGGCCTGGTCGGCTGGCGCGAGCAGCAATTGCTGATGGCCGATCGCCCGGCCGCGGATTTCGGTTTCAAGCGTGACCCGAAACTCCAGTTCGTCGATGCGCTGGCCTGGCAGCGGCAGGCGTCGGCTTCGCCACGCTGGCTGCTGGTCGAGGGCAGCGCACTACCAGCCTGCGTGGACACGGCGCGCGCGCGCGACATGGGCAATGCCAACCGCCGACGCTGGTGGTTGCTGCCCGCCGCCGCGACTCGGGCCTGCCGATGA
- a CDS encoding glycosyltransferase, with product MVAARRRDSGLPMTPVRVLHFVTGGFSGGATQVAVQLVNAARESDAIEPLLVLRRKRHADPARIEELRAAGVPLELVAGWSHAATIAALVSVCRRFQPDVLAAHGFSEHLWGRYAGLLAKVPHLVHVEHNTRERYSAWRRAQTRWLAKRTDRIVGCSEGVRQALLAMGMPAERTIAIPNGVRLEPFANADAHPFAQRIPGIVMVARFSKQKDHATVLRALALLRERGLSPPLLFAGGGKDLHRRPLERLADEIGIAAQVQFLGVVRNVPELLMTHQLAVLGTHHEGMPLALLEGMAAGCAVVGSAVPGVREVLEDGVDGLLVAESDPVAMADALERVLRDPERAARMAATAREVALQRHGRELMNQRYEDLFVSLAGRA from the coding sequence GTGGTTGCTGCCCGCCGCCGCGACTCGGGCCTGCCGATGACGCCGGTGCGCGTGCTGCATTTCGTCACCGGTGGTTTTTCCGGCGGCGCGACCCAGGTGGCCGTGCAACTGGTCAATGCCGCGCGCGAAAGCGATGCGATCGAGCCGCTGCTGGTGTTGCGCCGGAAGCGCCACGCGGATCCGGCGCGCATCGAAGAACTGCGTGCTGCCGGGGTGCCGTTGGAACTGGTCGCGGGCTGGTCGCATGCGGCGACCATCGCCGCGCTGGTGAGCGTGTGCCGGCGCTTCCAGCCCGACGTGCTGGCCGCGCATGGTTTCAGCGAACACCTGTGGGGTCGCTACGCGGGTTTGTTGGCGAAGGTGCCGCACCTGGTGCATGTGGAGCACAACACGCGCGAGCGCTACAGCGCATGGCGGCGTGCGCAAACGCGCTGGCTGGCGAAGCGCACCGACCGCATCGTCGGTTGTTCGGAGGGCGTGCGCCAGGCATTGCTGGCGATGGGCATGCCGGCCGAGCGCACGATCGCGATCCCGAACGGCGTGCGCCTCGAACCGTTTGCAAACGCCGATGCGCATCCGTTTGCGCAGCGCATCCCCGGCATCGTCATGGTCGCGCGCTTCTCGAAGCAGAAAGACCACGCCACGGTGCTGCGCGCGCTCGCCCTGTTGCGCGAACGTGGCCTGTCGCCGCCGCTGCTGTTTGCGGGTGGTGGCAAGGACCTGCATCGCAGGCCGCTGGAACGATTGGCCGATGAGATCGGCATCGCTGCCCAGGTGCAGTTTCTTGGCGTGGTCCGCAACGTGCCCGAACTGCTGATGACGCATCAGCTGGCGGTGCTCGGTACCCATCACGAAGGCATGCCGCTGGCCCTCTTGGAAGGCATGGCTGCCGGTTGTGCGGTGGTCGGCAGCGCAGTGCCCGGCGTGCGCGAAGTGCTGGAAGACGGCGTCGATGGCTTGCTTGTGGCGGAATCGGATCCGGTCGCGATGGCCGATGCACTGGAGCGCGTCCTGCGCGATCCGGAGCGCGCCGCGCGGATGGCGGCGACCGCGCGTGAAGTTGCCCTGCAACGCCACGGTCGCGAGTTGATGAACCAGCGTTACGAGGATCTGTTCGTGTCGCTGGCGGGGCGCGCGTGA
- the rsmB gene encoding 16S rRNA (cytosine(967)-C(5))-methyltransferase RsmB yields MSAGVNARVSAARVLDVVLHRGRSLKATLAAALPALEDPRDRALVEAIVMCALRQRARFDAALAQWVAKPLEARDHELRALLHAGFAQLEIGLPAHAAVAASVDAARALGRPHQAGLVNAVLRRAQREGLPQAGNEAAWPAWLARRIRDDWPGQDQAIFAASAQEAPMWLRVNRRLQSRDAYAERLQEAGIAAQTLPALADALRLDTALPVHALPGFDTGAASVQDAAAQVVADALAPPPGARVLDACAAPGGKAAHLAERDPSLRITALDVDARRVRRMQETFARLGLAIDARTADALRPEAWWDGVAYDAILVDAPCSATGIVRRQPDILLHRREADIDALVETQAKLLDAAWPLLASGGTLLYATCSILRAENAAQVESLLARTPAAVLEPLDAAFGRDTGFGHQRLPGEEGMDGFFYARLRKS; encoded by the coding sequence ATGAGCGCAGGGGTCAACGCCCGGGTCAGTGCCGCCCGCGTCCTCGACGTGGTCCTCCATCGTGGTCGTTCCTTGAAGGCGACCCTGGCCGCGGCCTTGCCCGCGCTGGAGGATCCGCGCGACCGTGCGCTGGTGGAAGCCATCGTGATGTGCGCGTTGCGCCAACGCGCGCGTTTCGATGCGGCGCTCGCGCAATGGGTGGCCAAGCCGCTGGAAGCACGCGACCACGAACTGCGCGCGCTGCTGCATGCGGGTTTCGCCCAACTGGAAATCGGCCTGCCTGCGCATGCGGCGGTGGCGGCCAGCGTGGACGCCGCGCGCGCGCTGGGTCGCCCGCACCAGGCCGGCCTGGTCAATGCCGTGCTGCGCCGCGCCCAGCGCGAAGGCCTGCCGCAGGCCGGCAACGAGGCGGCGTGGCCGGCCTGGCTGGCACGGCGCATTCGCGACGACTGGCCCGGACAGGACCAGGCGATCTTCGCCGCCAGTGCGCAGGAAGCGCCGATGTGGCTGCGGGTGAATCGTCGCCTGCAGTCGCGCGATGCCTATGCCGAGCGCCTGCAAGAGGCCGGTATCGCTGCGCAGACGCTGCCCGCACTGGCCGATGCATTGCGCTTGGACACGGCGTTGCCGGTGCACGCATTGCCGGGCTTCGATACCGGCGCGGCATCGGTGCAGGACGCTGCCGCACAGGTGGTGGCCGATGCACTCGCACCGCCACCCGGCGCACGCGTGCTGGATGCCTGCGCCGCACCCGGGGGCAAGGCCGCGCACCTGGCCGAGCGCGATCCGTCGTTGCGCATCACCGCGCTCGACGTGGATGCGCGGCGGGTGCGACGCATGCAGGAGACCTTTGCGCGGCTCGGACTCGCCATCGACGCGCGCACCGCGGACGCCCTGCGACCGGAAGCGTGGTGGGATGGCGTTGCCTACGACGCGATCCTGGTCGATGCGCCGTGCAGTGCGACCGGCATCGTGCGCCGGCAGCCGGACATCCTGCTGCACCGGCGCGAGGCCGACATCGACGCGCTGGTCGAGACCCAGGCGAAGCTGCTGGACGCCGCGTGGCCGTTGCTGGCATCGGGTGGCACGCTGCTGTACGCCACCTGTTCGATCCTGCGTGCGGAAAACGCGGCGCAGGTCGAGTCCTTGCTGGCACGCACGCCGGCCGCCGTGCTGGAACCGCTGGATGCAGCCTTCGGCCGCGACACCGGCTTCGGCCACCAGCGACTTCCCGGCGAAGAGGGCATGGACGGCTTCTTCTACGCGCGGCTGAGGAAGTCGTAA